The nucleotide sequence GCACGCAAACTCTTCGCCACCAATGCGCCCGAATACCTCTTGGGGTTTTAGGCTGTCGCGCAACGCATCAGCAAAACACTGGATCACCCAATCACCGGCTGGGTGACCCAGCCGATCATTAATCTGCTTAAAGTTGTCCAAGTCGCACACCAGCAGCGCCAGTGTTTTAGGCTGCTCAGCGACGCTACTGAGCAAATCTTCAGCCGCCTGGGTAAAGGCGCGGCGGTTACCGATGCCGGTTAACGGATCGGTTAAAGAGGCCGCTCGGTAATGCACCTCAGCGCGCTCTTTGACCAAAGACAGAGAAATAAAGCCGGCCCCAACCGAATACAGCATGCTTTCAATCAACACCCAGCCAAAAAATTCGCTGCTGCCGTTATTCAGCGGCGAGCCGGAATCAGCCAATAGGCGCATAAGATAAAACCCGCTGTGGCAACCCAGTAACAAGGTGGCCGGGACAATCGACAGGCCTTGCTTGCGTGGCATACGCAACAACTCAAACAGCGTGGCCAGCACGTACAGCAGTACCACGGTGCAGAACAGCGTTAAGCGCAGGGAAAGTGACTAAAAAAAACACGGGCCACAGGCAAAACAAACACCAGAGCGAAACGCCGGCCAACACAGCCACCCAGGACACGCGACGCCCCACAAATGCGCGCATACCGGCCCAGTACATAGCCACTGAGAGCAGCACCAACGCGTTACCAAGGACAATCGAGAGCGCGTCGATGCCCATGCCGCGCAAGGCAATTACCACAATACCGGCAGCACCTATTAACAGTGAGCTGCCCATCCACAACAGCGCGCGCTCAACGCGGCCCCGCCACCACGTAGAGATCAGCAAGCCGCCGCACAGGCTCATCACTAAGGTGTTGGCAACCACTAGGGTGGGAATATCCAGAATCATACGTTCGCTCACTGCATGCCGCCGAGCACGCTTGAACGCCAGTATAGCAATGTGCCTGCATGCCCTTGAAGAACGAAAAACCATGAATCGGCAGGTATAAAAATGGTTTCTGCCGGGCATCACACGCAATCGCTTAACCTGACTGAGCCGGCCGGCAGCGGGCTCAACAGCGTATTTGTCGCTCGCTGCCGGTCTCAGGGTCGCGGTAATCGATGATCGCCTGACAGGTGCTTAGATCAACATGCAGCCGGCAATAATGCTCGCCATGGCGCCACGCCATGGCGACGCTGCTTTCACACGACTGATTCAACTCAAAACGCCCATCAAACGCGGGATGGCTGTTGCGTAAGCGCATCAGCTGTAGCAAGCGCTGCACCAGCGGTTTCTGCAAGGCGGTTTCGGCCTCCTCCACGGTGTAGTAGTGCCGATTCACATCACGTGCTTCGCGAGTAGCGGCGCACAGCTCAAAATCATTACAACCGGCCAGCAGCCCCACGTAATAAACCTGAGGAATACCGGGGGTGAAAAATTGGATGGCGCGGGCTGCGATATAGGCCTCGTCATTGCGCAGCAGCGCTTCATAGAAGGTGCAAGTGAGCTGATAGATCGCACCGACGCTGTGCACGCTGACCGCCGAACGGCGCATGATCGGGTCGGCGCTGCGGGTTGATACCTCGTCGACGAGAAAACGAATTTCCGCATCTGGCAACATGCTTTCCACATCTGGAATGCAGATGCCGTCATGGGTGTCGAGCACGGTGATCTGGTTGCGCGGGCACATGCGCAACCATTGTTTGAGGTAGCGGCTAGTGCCGGCGAGAAAGGCATGCAACACCAGCGGCGGCAGGGCGAACGCATAGGGCCGCATCTGCCGGCGCGAAATCGCATACTGATAACTGATGTGGTCGTGCACCTCGGGCAGCATCTCGGCTCCATACTTTTCACCGGTCTCGCGGAACCAGTCGAGGATGCGGTAAACATCCGGCTCAACCAAAAAGCAGCTGCTACCAATCTTCTTGGTGGTGTAGCCAAAGGCATCCAAACGGAACAGCTTGACCCCACGCGCAGTGAGAAAGGCCATGTACCGCTCCATCAGCTGATAGGTCAGGGGCGATTCATAGTTGAGGTCAATTTGCCGCTCTGTAAAGGTGCACCACACCCGGCAGGTTTCGCCGTTGGCCACGTGCACATCGCGAAATGGCTCCTTCTCTTTGCGGATATGAATTTTGGCTAAATCTTGCGGGCTGATCTCACCCAGCGTATCGACCTGCACAAACAGGTCGGCATAGGCTGAATCCTGGCCACGGGCGACAAAATCAAGAAACTCAGGCGACTCATCGGCAATGTGGCTGATCACCAAGTCAACACAGAGATCAAACCGCGCTGAGATACGCTCAACATCGGCCCAGTCGCCATAGCGCGGGTCAACCTCTAGATGGGTCAAGGGCGAGAAACCACCATCCGCATTGGAGGGGTACATGGGCAACAAATGCACGCCGCCAATAGCATCGCCAAGGTGCTGATCAAGCAAGGTGAAGAGCTTACTCAGGTTGCCACCCAAACGATCCGGGTAGGTGATTAACTGAACTGCGTTACGCAATGCCATGCCCATTCCTCATGTGCCGGTACAACAGCCTACTGCAACGAGCAGGGTTGCCCCGACCTTAACAGGCTTAGCGGTCATGGCCAGCGCATAAGACCGGCTAAGCAGCTTTCGACATACCCTGTACCTATTTCCCCTGCGGCCCTGCAATCGCATAGGCTTGGGCATATTTTTCGTTCCGGAACTGCTATGAGCCCGAATAAACCCCTTGCCGGCTTGAAGGTTATCGAGCTGGGCACCTTAATCGCCGGCCCTTTTGCCGCACGCATCTGCGCTGAATTCGGCGCACAGGTGATCAAAGTAGAGTCCCCGGATGGCGGCGACCCGCTGCGTAAGTGGCGCAAGCTCTATGAGGGCACATCCTTGTGGTGGTTTGTGCAGGCGCGCAATAAGCAATCGATCACCCTTAACCTCAAGCATGAAGCCGGCCTTGAGGTGCTGAAAAAACTGCTGAGCGAGGCGGATATTGTCATTGAGAATTTTCGCCCCGGCGTCCTGGAAAAGCTCGGCTTGGGCTGGGAAATGCTGCATGCACTGAACCCCAAGCTGGTGATGGTGCGCCTCTCCGGCTTCGGCCAAACCGGGCCGATGAAGGAGCAGCCGGGCTTTGGTGCAGTGGGCGAGTCCATGGGTGGGCTGCGTTATATCACTGGTTTTACCGATCGCCCGCCAGTGCGCACCGGTATCAGCATCGGTGACTCGATCGCCGCGCTGTGGGGCGTAATCGGCGCATTG is from Pseudomonas sp. TMP9 and encodes:
- a CDS encoding GGDEF domain-containing protein, with protein sequence MVLLYVLATLFELLRMPRKQGLSIVPATLLLGCHSGFYLMRLLADSGSPLNNGSSEFFGWVLIESMLYSVGAGFISLSLVKERAEVHYRAASLTDPLTGIGNRRAFTQAAEDLLSSVAEQPKTLALLVCDLDNFKQINDRLGHPAGDWVIQCFADALRDSLKPQEVFGRIGGEEFACLLETDQNGAVAAAEAIRLAFKQRVQEQGTMSASIGIACASPARLDLSRLLSLADGALYQAKNNGRDCVVVADLYAHTDVKKTEQVRRFR
- the gtfA gene encoding sucrose phosphorylase translates to MALRNAVQLITYPDRLGGNLSKLFTLLDQHLGDAIGGVHLLPMYPSNADGGFSPLTHLEVDPRYGDWADVERISARFDLCVDLVISHIADESPEFLDFVARGQDSAYADLFVQVDTLGEISPQDLAKIHIRKEKEPFRDVHVANGETCRVWCTFTERQIDLNYESPLTYQLMERYMAFLTARGVKLFRLDAFGYTTKKIGSSCFLVEPDVYRILDWFRETGEKYGAEMLPEVHDHISYQYAISRRQMRPYAFALPPLVLHAFLAGTSRYLKQWLRMCPRNQITVLDTHDGICIPDVESMLPDAEIRFLVDEVSTRSADPIMRRSAVSVHSVGAIYQLTCTFYEALLRNDEAYIAARAIQFFTPGIPQVYYVGLLAGCNDFELCAATREARDVNRHYYTVEEAETALQKPLVQRLLQLMRLRNSHPAFDGRFELNQSCESSVAMAWRHGEHYCRLHVDLSTCQAIIDYRDPETGSERQIRC